Genomic segment of Nostoc sp. TCL240-02:
CAGTTGTGCATCAGTAGGAAAGCTAGATGGTGCAGAAATAGCTTGTCCCACACGACTAGAGAGCCAAAACCGCAAGCGTAGTTGAATTTGACTCAGAGCGTCTTCTACTCTGCCACTTAAAGAATCTAGCTGCAAGTATTCTGGCGAGCAGAAATAGAGAAAATCTTTCAAGGTAGGGGTTTTCTGCCAAGCCAGAGTGCCGAATCCTCCCATCATCGCCTGTCGATATCGCTCTTTGATGCCCTCATCTGTAAAGAAGGCTTCTAAAGCTAGGTTGAGTAGCGATCGCACTGTTTGCGATAAAATTTGACTTTCAGTGGATGATCCTAAAACCATTGTCATTAAAGCTGATTCTAGGAAGGCGGTATAATCGTTAAAGCGATCGCGCTGTTGTTCTGGTTCTAGCGATCGCAAATCTGGCTGTTCAAATAAGTTATTCGATTGTTTGGAAATATCAAAATAGGCTCCATTCCCCTCCATAAACTCTGTATAGTCTGTGAAAGTTGATGTGCCATCAGGTTTAGGGAAATCTAACGCCACCACAGGAATGCCATGTGCCAAAGCCTGAGTTAAAATCCCTGATACTAATACCGATTTACCAGCACGAGTTGTCGCAAACAAAGCTAAATTTTTGTGTTGATTAAACAAATCTAAATGTACGGGTGTTCCGCCTTCTTCGGCAATCAACTCAAAGCCTTCTTTATCACCCCGTTTAGTTAAAACTAAAGGCATTAATCCGGGAACTTCACTGGTTAAATATAGCTGACGACGGTTAAAGGGTGTTGCTAATAAACCTTCCCAAACTATCGGTAGAGTTTGCAGCCAAATTTTCCAGGCATATTCAGTTTCCCTAATTACCCTTGCTGGACGTTGAAAACAGTTTTCAATATACCTTGTTGCCTCATCTAACTTTTCAACAGTTGGACGGTGTACCAAAATAGCAATACTCGTATAAATCGGGACTGCACCTTCAAATAATTGTTCTTGCGCCGCTACCGATTTCTTCAGCTTCAATTGAGCGTTGACATCAATGGTTTTACTTTTTTCTTGAGCCATGATTGTCGTCATGTTTGACTGCTTCAGTACTCGTTGCAGAGTCGTTTTTACCATTGCTGGATTTGCGGCAGTCAACTCACAAAAAATCTCTGTATCTGCTACTCTTTCTCTGGCCAAAAGTTCCCATAAATAGCGCAGTTGGGAAGATTTATTTGGCCAACCTCCAGGTTTTTCAAGAAATGACAGTGCGCCAATATAACGATTGTTAACATTAACCCAACGGCGATCGGCACAAGGTACGCTAGACTCCATCAGCAAAGTTGTGCCGTGGATATTGTCTATGAGCAATTTAGTACTAGCTAAATCTGAATTAACTTGCTCATGCAGTCCTTGTTCATCTAAGGTCATCAACTGAGGAATCTCTATTGCCTCTGTGTCATTAAACCTTTTCCAGACCTCTTTCCAGAGTTCATCTGCTGTCAAAGGTTTAATATCCAATCCCATTTGGTTTGATAGAATCTGTTCCCAACGCAGAAAACCCTGCTTGTAAGCATTTGTGATTAGGGTTTCGATGCGCTGATTTTCTACTTCTGATAGTTCACCTTTGAATTTCAACCACCATGATTCAGCTTTGACTAAAAGCTTCTCTATCCAATCATCTGCATGTTGCGAGTTAGATTCAATGGTGTAAGTGACATAAATCCGCAAAAATTTTGGCTTCCGAACACCAGAAACAGTCAGTTCTTTGACTCTGGCTCTTTCTGCCATCAATAAGTATTTGATATCTCGTGATGGCGCATTTCTAATTAGTGATGCTAATTCCTTTTGGCGCTCTTTATCGGAACTAAAAGATCCCAAATGCAGCGTCATTCTTTCACCGCTAGGGATATCTTTTAATCCAGCTTCAATGTTATTAAAAAGTGTATCGATTTGTTCGGGTCTTAAGGTAGTATGAATTCCCTTACAGTCAAAACCAAAAACAAAGCAAAACCGATCTTTTTGAGTGCCTTTTGTCAAAAGGTACGCGCCAATATCGCGTCCATTCATAGCGACACGTAGCATTGTCGCCAAGTGTAAGGCATCTTCAAATGGTGTTAATCTACTTTCGTTTCCGGCGATGCCGACGCTTTGTTTTCCGATTTTTTGCTTCATGGTTAACTTCCAGTAAGCTTTGATAACGAGCAAAGCCTCTTGTCCAAGCGGGAACGCCAATAAATTTACTTAAAAAACTCCAACTTCTACCACCAGTTAAAATCCACCAGGTTCCTATTCCCCAACCAGTCATTAGTACTGTCCACAACCATTTTTGAAACTCTTCTTGGAAAAGACCCCCAAAAATCCCATTGATAATAAAGTAGGAGGCTAAGGCAATCACTGTCCAAGGAAGAATTTGATCAGCAGGGATGGGCCCTAGAGAAGGTTGGCTTCCCAGAACCTGATTAACTGGACGAAATTCTTGTTCCCGCTCTTGAGACATTTGAAATATCTGAATTATTTACTGCTATCGCCAATTACAAAGCGTGTGAGTACATCAGCAATAGTAACAGCAACAACGACTAATAGGGGAGTTCTGGCAATGCTTTGCCAATCTTCATCTTTACGCACTGCGTTGATCACACCAACCAGGGAGATTGCAATATATAGTAAGTAAATCGCCCGCAACACATTAAATATCAAACTTACAGCTGTGTTGCTACCACCACTATTGGTTGTTGAACCATCACTTAAGGTTTTCTTGAAAAACTTTTCAGCTTCCCCAAAAAACTGTGCTTGTGCGGGGCCGGCAAAACAGTCTAACCAATAAAAACTCAGGATGATGGCTGCTGCTAGAATTTGCAATAATATTAGCGATCGCCTTGGTAAATTTGCCTGCTGCCCAATTTGCTGGGTAATGACTGCAATTAAACTACCAACGAGTAAACAAAAGAGCAGGATAGGACTTTTTAGGCTGATAACGCTTATAAGTACAGCACAAGCAATCAAAAAAGGAACAGATTCAACCAAAATAATCAAGCTGGATTCCAGTCCCAGTCTTAACTTATGAGATCCTTTGACTGCGCTACCAGTTAAAGCTTTGAAAAAGTTTCTCTTGTGAGAACTTTGTCTAGACATTTGCTAATTTTCCTATGGTGTACTTGAGTGTTGGTTGTCTAAAATTTTACGCTTATTTAGAACTTAACATGATTGAACATTCATTTGTAATGAAATTATGAAGTTCGCAGTAAAGTCTTACATTATATACAAACTTTGATTAATTTAAATTAATAAAATATTAATTTTGGTTTAAAAGGTGAGGTATGCGTGGTTTGAGAAACTAGGTTTCAAGCTTTAAACCAGAACTGCTACAGTCCTTCTAAACTGGTTGTAGAATCCAGTAGAAAGGCGAGATAGTGCTTGGCAGATTAATTACAAGTTCTATAGAAAACATTTTATTCCTCCAAGCAACCGTTTTGTAAGGTGTTATCTTTTTTTGATGTGTTATAATTGAATACATACTTACTACAAATATAGAGAAGTTTGCAACACAGTGGCTACAGTATCCCATTTGCAAAGGACTTTGGGAATACTTTTGGAGATTATGTTAGCACTACCACTGATACACGTATTAATTCAATCTACTGTCAATAGCACAAAATAGACTGCGCTTTATTCTTTGACCTAAATATTCCGAATGTTTACAAAGTGGTTTATTGTAACCCTTTCAAGGTGGCTCCAAAAATATCTTTTTTCTCTTTGCGTTCTCTGCGCTTCTGCCTTCTGCGGTTAAAAAGTAATTTATTTAACCACTCCAGACACATAAAACACATAGGAAAGAGGTTAAAAGGAGGTTAAAAAGGAATTTATTGGCAAATATTTTACCGACCTTGAAAAGGCTATTACCCATTGGCAGAAAATATCAAATATGAGATATAGTTTTTTGATTACAATAGCTAAATTTTTCAGCTATTTTTAGCGATGCCTGGGTTGGGCTATACCTAAGCAATTAATAAAAGGATGATTGATAAAATGCTGAAACAACGTATTCTCATTGATTCACATGCTGATTAATTTGTAAAGTTAATATACTTTATTAAAAATACATATTAAAACCTTTAAAAAGAGCTTAATAAGCAAAACTATAATATAATAAAAAGTTTCAGATTTTACTCCGGCCAGATTAATAAAAAGCTCTACAAAAACCACTTTTAAAACACCGATAAGCTCCAAAAATACTTTGAACTTTTTTAATCATTCCATAATGCAATCATGATTTGAGCTTTACCTTAATACTATACTGTTGATTTCGTTGGCAAACTTTAACAGCTATTAGGTATGGCAATCTTAAAAGATTCGTAAAATCTTACTCTCTTTACCTTGCGCCTTAGCGGTAGCTTGTGGCAAATTGCTGTGCATCTGCATTAAAGAAAGTGGTTTTCATGATTCAGACAAAGTTTTCATGCCAAATAAGTAAGTGGGTAAAAATAAACATAGCTTTTTAACAGAGTATAAGAGACTGATAACGGTAATTAAGGCATGATTCGTAGTACTTACTAACCGCTCCCTTATACTAAAGCAATTGAATGTTTGTTTATACAACCTTACCTTGCAATTGTAGAGTTTTTGAATAGCAAAAAATTATGTGATAGAGTGCGATAACAATACTTTTATCCACTCAATATTGCTATTTATTTGCTCTAGTCCTTAAACTATTTGTCAAAACTTTTAATTTATAAATAACCTTTTTAATGCTAAGTTTTTGCATTTAGAAAAGGTTATTTATAATTGGCAATTTGGCATTTGATTTGGATTTGTTAAGGTGCTAAATCCTAAAATTAACTTGAAGGAGCTTGACATGGTTTTCTATCGCGATCATCAATCGAATCATTTGAGAAGTTCAATTTCTGTACTTGCTATAGCAATTGGTTTAGTAGCGGGTCAATCTATTAGTGATAAATCTCTAGCTCAGACTTCAATAAATGGTGCAGGTGCAAGCACTGTAAATACTTTGTTTGCAGGTACAGGAACTGCCTATCCTCTTGCGCCGAAAGGCTCATGGTTTAACGCTTACGGTGTTGGGAATCCTCCATCCCTGAATAATAATGTACCCCCAGCCTTAGCCGGATTTCCAAACGGGACTTATGGTCCAGTCAATACAAGCGTCACATTTAGATATGCTTCGGTTGGTAGTGGCGCAGGTATAACATCTTTTCTTACTCAAACCCCACCACCTGCTACTGGTGCTACAATCAGTGCCCCAGTTTCTTTTGCAGCAACTGACGATCCCCTAACAGGCACAGAAAGAGTTACTGGCAGTCCCAACAATGTTCCCACCCCCGCAGGCACACCCCAAAATCCAGTTCCATACGTCCAAATACCTGTGATAAGTGTTGGAATCGCGTTAGCTTACAACCCCAGTGGTCTAAATGTACCAGCCGCTGGAATTAAGCTTTCACGGCCTACTTACCTTGCTATTCTGAACGGCAGTCTAACAAATTGGAATGATGCCAGAATTAGAACAGATAACGGTGGCGCAATAATTGCAGTAAATAAACCCCTGATTTTCGTACGTCGTAGTGATGATAGTGGTACCACTTTTGCTTTAAGCAGTCATCTTAAGGCCGCATTTGGTGCTACATGGAACAGAGGAGTTGGTAAAAAAAGTATTGGTGCTGCTGTTATACCCAATCCATTACCAGCCGATACAGTTGTTTGGCCAGCTAATTTCCAATTTGCTTCAGGAGGTGGAGGTGTCGCCACCAAGATTAAAGCTACTGCTGGTGCCATTGGTTATGTAGATAGTGCTACGCGGTTAGCTAATAGTCTGCCAGCAGCAGTCTTACGGAACAAGTCAGGTAATTATGCTGCCATCTCATCAACTACAATTTTAAATGCTTTTGTAGGTGCGACCGATCAAGATACAAATGCTCGGCGGATTAAACTCGTAGTAACTGATCCAGCAGCTACAAATGCTTATCCCATCGTTACCGCAAGTTACCTACTATTTTATGACAAATACGCAAGTGCTAGCATAGCAACTGGTATTAAAGGATTTATCAATTGGGCTTTAGGAGTACCACCTGTTCCAGCACCAGCAGATGTAACAACCAATCCGAACTCTATAGCTATAGCTCGCGGATATGCTCCTCTGCCCGATACCATTAAAACTCAAGCTCGGACTGTTGTAAATACTTACGTAGATACTGTTTTTAATCCAGCTCCATAATTGCGTTAATACCATTATTGGTATTCACCTTCCTTGCCTCCTAAATGTTGATAAGGATATAAAATCATGCCCCAGGATTATATTTACAATCTTGGGGTCTAATTTAGATAATACATATTAATGGTGGTAAATCTACCATTAATATTTAGCGATTGCAGGATATATTAAACAGTCGTAAAACGGAAATTTATAAATTTGTTTCATTCGATTATAGATATTGAATAAAATAACTAAACAGCTTATATACTATGGCTTTAACTAAATATTTACTATACTTATTATTGCGATTACTTTAAATAAATAAAAATAATTAGTTTAAAAAGTTTTATTGTATAAAGCAAATATTTTGCACAAAAAATCATAAATTAATTAACTTAACCTAATTTAAAAGTAATGCTAAGGTTATTTGTTTAGAAATTTTCAATCTAGATATACTGGTAACAACAAACACAGGAAAAATCATGGCTGATCTATTATTAAATATATAGAGCTTGAACGGCAGCAACGGCTTTGTTATCAATGCAGTTTATAAGCGTTACAAACGCTGAACAAGAGACTCTTGGGAGAGTCAATATATCAATCTCACAACTGCCGTCGGCTTGTTCGCTTTTGGCGTTCCCACATGGAAGCATCTGGGGTTGGGCATTGACTAAAAGCTAAAAATAAGGATTTGAGCGAACCTAAAGCAGTGCCCACCTTACTTTGCGATCGCAGTAACTATTCATCCTCTGTGTCTTTAAATTATCCAAAAGTCAGAATTGAATACAACCTTACTGCTGTTAGTGGCATAACATCTATGGATCAGACATAGTTGGGAAAAGTTCAACTGTCAACTATGTTATAATTGAATAGTCGAGAAATATTTTCGGTCATGTAACTGGCTATGTAGACACCTCTCCGAATCTAAATCTCTACAAACTTTGCTTCTGGAGGTGTTTTTTGTCAGTTTATATTGCAAATTTATCCTTTAAAGATGAGAGTCTTTAAGGATTGCAAAAATTGAAATTTTTAGTGAGTAGAACTGTATTGCACTACCTGGCGTGAAACGGATACCTCTCACTTTCAAAAAATATGCTAAAAAGAACGGACAAGTTTAGTGTGTCACAAACGCAGACAACATACGGATAGTACTTAAACTTATGCCAACGGATATAATTACCCGTCCTGAGTCACTCACAGAAGATTGTTTCTTTACTTACGCCCTTGGGACTGATTTGCACGATACTAATTCCACAGCCAAATATTTACGCAGAATCAGAAAAGAAGATAAACCTTATATCGATATAGCCGTTTCTCCCAGACCTGGCTATCGGTTTGAGGTTTGTCTTATCCCTGTTGAAGGGTTCGCTCAAGAAACAATCTTAACAAAAGATGGGTTCGCCAAAGCTTTAGCGATTATTTGTGCTGTATCTAACAAAGCTAGAAAGCGATTTCCTTCAGGAAATGGACAAGAGATTGTCCGGTGTCAATTTAGCAATTTAGCTGATGCAGTCGCTGTAGCGAACAGATTGTCTGCATTACCCTCTGATATGTATGAAACTCTCGGCAAGCTACCAAATGCTTTGTGAGATTGTGTCTGCTTTAAGATTTATGATTAAGGCTGACGCAAAGACATTTTAATGGTAAGTAAGTAGACGGACAAGAGAATAAAAAACTCAATAGTTCATATTTCATTTGTTCATAAAAGTCTTGCATGACGAGCCTTTTAACCTTAAATTGTACAATTTTTCTGTTTTTGTACAGCGATCCATAATTCAAAGTGAGTCTTTTTTATGCCTATAAGTCCTTTGCGTGAAGAACCTCGTAACCAACGAGCGCCTGTAATTCGTACAAGTAATGAATTTATTCTTTTGGAATGGCTAAAGTCAACTGGTCGTCTAATTGAGCGTGAACATCAAGAATCTGAGTATCTAACTGAAGTAGAAGAAATTTCAGAAATGATCGACCTTGATGATATTCCTTACGATCATGATGATGATGATGGTGATATGGATATAGAAGCGTAATTCGTGATTCGTAATTCGTAATTACCCGAAGCGTTTCATTAATTTGGAATGTGTATTTTATTTACGCCTAAAGGCTAAGAATCCCGACTTTTTAGAGAAGTCGGGATTCTTAGTATGAAAGTACGAGTGGGTTTAATTCTTGGACTTGAGTAGTAGATAAAATAATTGTCCATTGCTAACTGTGACACCAGCGCGATCGCCTGCTAATTTCCCAGTACCTAAAAAATAATCTACTCTACCTGCACCTTTAATTGCGCCGCCAGTATCTTGGTCAAGAACATAGCGGCTAACGATATGCTCCTCCAGTTTTCCGGTAGGATTAGCGAAAGGAATAGAAGCGCGAATCAACGCTAAAGCACCAGGAGGCATGAGAGATTTATCTGTAGCGATGGAACGCTCTGCTGTTAGGGGTACGTTGATCGAACCTTGAGCTGGTTCACCGTGATTTTCTTGAAAAAAAACAAAACTGCGATCGCGCGGAATATAAATATTTAATTCTTGAGGATGCTTTTGGAAATAGTCGAGAATAATTGGCATAGTCATCCCTTGTAACGGTAATTTGCCATCATTCGCTAATTCTCGGCCGAGACTTTTGTAGTTATAAGCATTATTCCCCGCATAGCCGATCGCTGTCTGAGTCCCATCGGGAAGCTGAAGTTGGGCTGAACCTTCAATTTGAGCTAGATATGGTTCAAGGCGATCGCGAAACCAAAACAACTCTAATCCTCGTAATTTCCCTTTTGCGCCTTGTAAACCATCTGCTCCTTCTAACTCCTCTCGTGTCGGATGCGGCTTAGGCCAGGAGTTTAAATCAGGAGGTAATCGATAAACAGGATAACGATATTCTGGTGTGGGGACGCGACTAGCTGCGTAAAGCGGTTCATAATAGGCGGTGAATAAAACAGAACCTTTGGTGTCTTTACCAACTGACTGGTAAAGAACAAATTCTCGCAGGGTGGCTTGATGTAATTCTGTTGCAGAATTGGTTGTCAAAACGAGTTCACGAAATCTGTTCAAGCTTTTGAAGACGCGATCGCGTGTAATTCCAGCTACCTGGTAGTTTTGATAAGCAGTCGCAGCATTAGCCGTTTGCAGGTATTGGAGACTTTGAGCGATCGCACTCAATAGCGCCTTTTTGTCTGGTATTTCTCGATAGAGAAGTTCATCTAAACAAGAAGTATCACCTTGACAACAAGTAATTGGTAGTCTCTGAATTAATGGTACTTTTTGCTTTTGTAGAAGTACATTTTGGTTTTCACCAGTTAAGGAAACTGGTATATCCCACTTTTTCAACCGACATTCTGGCGGACTGAGTTCCTGATGCGCCAAAGATTGCATCCGCACCAGCAAAATCGACAAAACCACAGGTAAGCCAATAGCGATAAATTTGCTAAACTTTCCTAACTCAGCAAGTGTCTTTTTCATCAAAATTCAAAATTTTTGAGATTATCCCACTTCGCTCAAATTCAAAAACCAAACCGCAAAGCGAGAGTCATTAGTCATTCATTCTCTGTGCCATGCCCAATGCCCAATGCCCCATTCCCAATAACTTATTCATTCATATTACGATAAGTCGCAACTGCGGAAGGCGATATCCGGTTCAAATATCGGAAGATCCAATATTTGAAAATGGTATCTAAAATCACGGGAAATGTAGCAATAAATAAGAAGATAAAATCTCGATTCGCTGGTAATCCCCAATGACGTGATACACCTTCTAAGAGTACTTCCCAACCATGAGGAGAGTGGAAACCTACAAATATATCAGTAAACAAAATAATGATAAATGCCTTGGCACTATCACTAAGTCCATAAACAATGTTATCAAAGAAATCTTTGACTACAGCAATAGAAGACTTACTGACAAGCAAAAGCCAGATAAAAGCACCTACCGAAAACATATCTGCAAAAACATTTTTGATCGCATTAGAGCTTTCATGACGAAATTCTTCAGCAAGCTCTACAGCCTTGTTTGCCATTTTAGCTTCCATCTGTTCAGACGACAGTGGAGGAGCATTTATAATGAGATTTTCAAACTTGAGTTTTTCTTCAAATCTTTCTAATTCTTCAAGGGCTTCCTCTTCCATTTCTGAGTTGATGAATATCTGCATCTTGTCACTACTTCTAAAATGCTCAACAGATGGCCCGACTACGAAAGCTTTTGCTATCTGATGTGTCAAAAGTGGTATGATAATTAATAGTAAAATAAACCTGATAGATATTATTGTTCTTCTTTGAGTCTGACGGAAATTCTGAATTACTTCTTTTTCAGAATTAGGGTCTAATTCAACTTGCAGACGAGTGATAGTGCTTAAAATAGAACGAGGTAAAACGCCTGTTGTATCTACTTTACTCTTTGGTTTTGGTTTTTTCTCCGAGTCTTGAGTTGGTATTTTGGGTGGTAACGTTGGAGTATTGACGAGCAGCAATTTATCATCAGATATGGCAGAGTTAATTGGTAGATTTGGAGGTTGGACTGCTAAAGCATTAGAAGTTATTTGATCGGAACTTATGCTGTATTTGGATATAACTTGATCGATAAAGTTTAGCTTTTCCAAAACCAAAGAAGGACTGGGATGTTCTATACCTGCTTTTTGAGCAGCTTTTTGATTCTCTTCATTTAGAAACCAACGGCTTGCTCTAAACTCTGTCAGCCGCATCTTAGCAATTTTTAAAAGCTTGTTGAGGTCTGACTCAAAATAATCCATCACGCTGTTACTGTACGTGGCTGAACCAATGTCTATTTTATTACCACTGAAATGCTTATCTTCTATTTCCTTAATCTTTAATGCTGCATCGTAAGCTTCATGTAAAGAACGTTCAGGAGTCTGTAAGTACCATCGATAAGCAGCAAGTAAAAAAGAAT
This window contains:
- a CDS encoding substrate-binding domain-containing protein, translating into MVFYRDHQSNHLRSSISVLAIAIGLVAGQSISDKSLAQTSINGAGASTVNTLFAGTGTAYPLAPKGSWFNAYGVGNPPSLNNNVPPALAGFPNGTYGPVNTSVTFRYASVGSGAGITSFLTQTPPPATGATISAPVSFAATDDPLTGTERVTGSPNNVPTPAGTPQNPVPYVQIPVISVGIALAYNPSGLNVPAAGIKLSRPTYLAILNGSLTNWNDARIRTDNGGAIIAVNKPLIFVRRSDDSGTTFALSSHLKAAFGATWNRGVGKKSIGAAVIPNPLPADTVVWPANFQFASGGGGVATKIKATAGAIGYVDSATRLANSLPAAVLRNKSGNYAAISSTTILNAFVGATDQDTNARRIKLVVTDPAATNAYPIVTASYLLFYDKYASASIATGIKGFINWALGVPPVPAPADVTTNPNSIAIARGYAPLPDTIKTQARTVVNTYVDTVFNPAP
- a CDS encoding DUF3134 domain-containing protein; amino-acid sequence: MPISPLREEPRNQRAPVIRTSNEFILLEWLKSTGRLIEREHQESEYLTEVEEISEMIDLDDIPYDHDDDDGDMDIEA
- a CDS encoding murein transglycosylase A — translated: MKKTLAELGKFSKFIAIGLPVVLSILLVRMQSLAHQELSPPECRLKKWDIPVSLTGENQNVLLQKQKVPLIQRLPITCCQGDTSCLDELLYREIPDKKALLSAIAQSLQYLQTANAATAYQNYQVAGITRDRVFKSLNRFRELVLTTNSATELHQATLREFVLYQSVGKDTKGSVLFTAYYEPLYAASRVPTPEYRYPVYRLPPDLNSWPKPHPTREELEGADGLQGAKGKLRGLELFWFRDRLEPYLAQIEGSAQLQLPDGTQTAIGYAGNNAYNYKSLGRELANDGKLPLQGMTMPIILDYFQKHPQELNIYIPRDRSFVFFQENHGEPAQGSINVPLTAERSIATDKSLMPPGALALIRASIPFANPTGKLEEHIVSRYVLDQDTGGAIKGAGRVDYFLGTGKLAGDRAGVTVSNGQLFYLLLKSKN
- a CDS encoding proton extrusion protein PcxA; amino-acid sequence: MFPMKNSVFSQKIYSFLLAAYRWYLQTPERSLHEAYDAALKIKEIEDKHFSGNKIDIGSATYSNSVMDYFESDLNKLLKIAKMRLTEFRASRWFLNEENQKAAQKAGIEHPSPSLVLEKLNFIDQVISKYSISSDQITSNALAVQPPNLPINSAISDDKLLLVNTPTLPPKIPTQDSEKKPKPKSKVDTTGVLPRSILSTITRLQVELDPNSEKEVIQNFRQTQRRTIISIRFILLLIIIPLLTHQIAKAFVVGPSVEHFRSSDKMQIFINSEMEEEALEELERFEEKLKFENLIINAPPLSSEQMEAKMANKAVELAEEFRHESSNAIKNVFADMFSVGAFIWLLLVSKSSIAVVKDFFDNIVYGLSDSAKAFIIILFTDIFVGFHSPHGWEVLLEGVSRHWGLPANRDFIFLFIATFPVILDTIFKYWIFRYLNRISPSAVATYRNMNE